The Aureispira anguillae genome contains a region encoding:
- a CDS encoding tail fiber domain-containing protein — protein sequence MQKQLLLFLLLTLSTSLLAQNGVAINTDNSNPDASAILDVKSTEKGLLIPRMTTAERNLIASPATGLLVFDNTTASFWYYDSMIWIELANAGDGWKVTGNTGTISGTNFVGTIDSQALDFRTHNTMRVRITTKGQIEVLNTGSSVFVGEGAGANDDLSNNRNVFVGQEAGHSNTTGDRNVGLGYQALYSHNTGIYNMAVGYQALYANTTGNVNAAIGGFALKDNTTGGNNVAVGFNTLSSNTTGSSNLAIGSYSLQTNTTGANNVAIGVSALSNNTTGSYNIALGETALAGNTEGTGNIALGDFALRYNTTGLNNIALGRRALLRNTTGDNNVAQGDSALLNNTTGYSNIAMGYKSLHENTTGYANIATGYRTMYANTTGRDNIAMGNQVLYNNTTGVNNIAMGNEGLYNNISGFNNIAIGAIALYENTTGYRNIAIGTEALSFNTTGRDNIAVGPAALYKNTTGYNNIGVGFQALAENTTGNYNTGVGYEALMNNTTGYRNVAMGAFVLHDNTEGNENIGMGTFALDENTTGDRNIAIGNSALSSNTTGSNNTATGNYALFLNLTGINNTATGRSALQSNSTGNSNVAAGHVSMASNTEGSYNTAMGSGTLYRNTEGDRNTAIGSGALYDNTTGNENVAVGNSAIDLNTTGNSNVAMGYRALYYNTTGSYNTAIGPRAFQYGSNPYSNSTALGYNADISGSNQVHIGNSSITEIKGQVNFTTYSDARIKNNVRENVVGLDFINQLRPVTYNFDVDRQNELIGIEDDSEYEGKYDLEKITFSGFLAQEVEQAANAVGYNFSGVKAPKQGDELYGVSYAEFTVPLVKAVQELSQRNQQQQTKIEALEAELTSLKSLNERLTRLEAALNKATN from the coding sequence ATGCAAAAACAGTTACTTTTATTCCTCTTACTTACTTTAAGTACTAGTTTGTTGGCACAAAATGGGGTGGCCATCAACACTGATAATTCTAATCCAGATGCTTCTGCTATCTTAGATGTAAAATCAACAGAGAAGGGATTGTTAATTCCTAGAATGACAACCGCAGAGCGAAATTTGATCGCCAGTCCTGCTACAGGGCTTCTAGTCTTTGACAATACAACGGCTTCTTTTTGGTATTATGATAGTATGATTTGGATTGAACTCGCTAATGCAGGCGATGGCTGGAAAGTAACTGGAAATACAGGAACCATTTCAGGAACTAATTTTGTCGGAACTATTGATTCACAAGCCTTGGATTTTCGAACACATAATACGATGCGAGTTCGAATTACAACCAAGGGACAAATAGAAGTACTCAATACAGGAAGTTCAGTATTTGTAGGAGAGGGCGCAGGTGCAAACGATGATTTATCAAATAATCGAAATGTGTTTGTTGGGCAAGAAGCGGGGCATTCTAATACAACAGGGGATCGAAATGTTGGTTTAGGTTATCAGGCACTTTACTCCCATAACACAGGAATCTACAATATGGCAGTTGGTTATCAAGCTCTATACGCCAATACAACAGGTAATGTTAATGCTGCAATAGGTGGTTTTGCTTTAAAAGATAACACTACAGGAGGAAATAACGTTGCTGTCGGGTTCAATACCCTTAGTTCTAATACAACGGGGTCCTCCAATCTTGCAATTGGTTCTTACAGCCTACAAACCAATACGACAGGGGCTAATAATGTTGCTATAGGAGTGTCGGCTCTGTCTAATAATACAACAGGTTCTTACAATATTGCTTTAGGGGAAACGGCCTTGGCTGGTAATACAGAAGGAACGGGGAATATAGCCTTGGGTGATTTTGCTTTGAGGTATAATACAACAGGTCTAAACAATATTGCCTTAGGTCGTCGTGCATTATTAAGGAATACAACAGGGGATAACAATGTAGCGCAAGGAGATTCTGCATTGCTCAACAATACCACAGGGTATAGCAATATAGCAATGGGGTATAAAAGCCTTCATGAGAATACAACTGGTTATGCCAATATTGCAACGGGCTACAGAACCATGTATGCGAATACCACAGGACGTGACAATATTGCTATGGGGAATCAAGTGCTTTATAACAATACCACGGGAGTCAACAATATTGCTATGGGGAATGAAGGGCTTTATAACAATATCTCAGGTTTTAATAATATAGCGATAGGAGCAATTGCATTGTATGAAAATACAACAGGGTATCGAAATATTGCTATCGGAACCGAGGCTTTATCTTTTAATACCACAGGGCGTGACAATATTGCAGTTGGTCCTGCTGCGCTCTACAAGAACACCACAGGTTATAATAATATTGGGGTTGGTTTTCAGGCATTAGCAGAAAATACCACAGGTAATTATAATACTGGTGTGGGCTACGAAGCGCTAATGAATAATACAACAGGGTATCGAAATGTAGCAATGGGTGCTTTTGTTTTGCACGATAATACAGAAGGTAATGAAAATATAGGAATGGGAACGTTTGCCTTAGACGAAAATACAACAGGAGATCGAAATATAGCGATTGGAAATTCTGCATTGAGTTCTAATACAACAGGTAGTAACAATACGGCAACAGGAAATTATGCATTGTTTCTGAATTTAACAGGGATCAACAATACGGCAACAGGAAGAAGTGCATTACAGAGCAACAGTACAGGTAATAGCAATGTGGCAGCAGGACATGTCTCCATGGCTAGTAACACAGAAGGTTCTTATAATACTGCAATGGGGTCTGGTACGCTTTATCGCAATACAGAAGGAGATCGAAATACCGCAATTGGCTCTGGTGCATTGTATGACAATACAACAGGGAATGAGAATGTTGCTGTTGGAAACTCTGCAATTGATCTAAATACGACAGGAAATTCCAATGTAGCAATGGGATATAGAGCACTATATTATAATACAACAGGTTCTTACAATACGGCTATTGGCCCAAGAGCTTTTCAATACGGTAGCAACCCTTATTCCAACTCTACAGCATTGGGCTACAACGCAGATATTTCAGGTTCTAATCAGGTTCATATTGGTAATAGTTCTATCACAGAAATTAAAGGACAGGTTAATTTTACAACGTATTCGGATGCTAGAATAAAAAACAATGTAAGGGAGAATGTGGTTGGACTAGATTTTATCAATCAATTGCGTCCTGTTACCTATAATTTTGATGTAGATAGACAAAATGAGTTAATTGGAATAGAAGACGATAGCGAGTATGAGGGAAAATACGATTTAGAAAAAATAACCTTTAGTGGATTCTTAGCACAGGAGGTAGAACAGGCTGCAAATGCTGTTGGCTATAACTTTAGTGGAGTAAAAGCGCCCAAACAAGGGGATGAACTATATGGAGTAAGTTATGCTGAATTTACAGTGCCATTGGTAAAAGCAGTACAGGAGTTGTCGCAAAGAAATCAACAGCAACAAACAAAAATAGAAGCCTTAGAGGCAGAATTGACAAGCTTAAAAAGCTTAAATGAGCGTTTGACAAGGCTTGAAGCTGCATTAAACAAAGCCACTAATTAA
- a CDS encoding T9SS type A sorting domain-containing protein, with amino-acid sequence MNKFTLLICCMASWFYGTAQVNVLNNNATIRVNNGVHFRVNGGSITNQNNAEITNDGNIYLDLNFNQNNLASYTGGGSSWLWFEGGTNQNITGDAPLAIARLRVDNANRVILANRVNVSHQVDFRNNTKIELGNNNLVLVPGASVTNYDENNYVLTNGLGMLQQEAGATAVVFPVGVSTYNPATVNNSGTIDNFSIRVFEQVLNQGTTGLVETSAAVNRTWMIEEETTGGANVELTLQWEQTEELMAFNRANSGIEHHLVGLTWDKPSVYTPATNQGGTTWTQTRSGFTNFSPFVVRSPIIDLPVELLDFKAKRITVNEVELVWNTASELNNHGFEIQRMLADETAFQKIAWVDGNGTTSSNTRYAFIDQNSYTGVAYYRLKQIDFDGSFAYSETRAVNGSDLEANSSVFPNPTKGIVYINLPINTQPVLIQLLDSKGAAIGQKMAMVQEGQLLQLDQLEYLADGVYWVRITTETGKTYSHKIIKKGD; translated from the coding sequence ATGAATAAATTCACGCTTTTAATTTGTTGTATGGCGAGTTGGTTTTATGGCACCGCCCAAGTTAATGTCCTGAATAATAATGCTACCATTCGTGTAAATAATGGGGTGCATTTTAGGGTCAATGGAGGATCAATTACCAACCAAAATAATGCAGAAATAACAAATGATGGTAATATTTATCTAGATCTAAATTTTAATCAAAATAACTTAGCTTCCTATACTGGAGGGGGAAGTTCTTGGCTCTGGTTTGAGGGAGGAACCAACCAGAATATAACTGGAGATGCTCCCTTAGCTATTGCTCGTTTGAGGGTAGATAATGCCAATCGTGTTATTTTGGCGAATAGAGTTAATGTTAGCCATCAAGTAGACTTTAGAAATAATACTAAAATAGAATTGGGCAATAACAATCTGGTCTTAGTGCCAGGGGCAAGTGTGACCAATTATGATGAGAACAATTATGTACTGACGAATGGTTTAGGAATGCTTCAGCAAGAGGCAGGAGCTACTGCGGTTGTATTTCCTGTAGGAGTAAGTACCTACAATCCTGCTACGGTTAATAATAGTGGAACAATCGATAATTTTAGCATTCGAGTGTTTGAACAGGTATTGAACCAAGGGACTACTGGTCTTGTAGAAACCTCGGCTGCTGTAAATCGGACATGGATGATTGAGGAAGAAACGACTGGTGGAGCTAATGTTGAATTGACGCTTCAATGGGAACAGACCGAAGAACTGATGGCTTTTAATCGTGCCAATAGTGGGATTGAGCACCATTTGGTAGGTCTGACTTGGGACAAGCCTTCGGTTTATACTCCTGCAACAAATCAGGGAGGGACTACTTGGACACAAACAAGAAGTGGTTTTACCAATTTTTCGCCTTTTGTGGTTCGTAGCCCTATCATTGACCTGCCTGTAGAATTATTGGATTTTAAGGCAAAAAGAATCACGGTAAATGAGGTAGAATTAGTATGGAATACTGCTTCAGAATTGAATAACCATGGTTTTGAAATTCAACGTATGTTAGCAGATGAAACAGCGTTTCAAAAAATAGCTTGGGTGGATGGAAATGGTACAACTTCTTCCAATACTCGTTATGCGTTCATAGATCAAAACTCCTATACTGGAGTAGCTTATTATCGACTCAAACAGATCGATTTTGATGGCAGTTTTGCTTACTCAGAAACTAGAGCGGTAAATGGATCTGATTTGGAGGCAAATAGTAGTGTTTTTCCAAATCCTACCAAAGGGATAGTATATATTAATTTGCCCATTAATACTCAGCCTGTTTTGATACAACTGTTGGACAGCAAAGGGGCTGCTATTGGACAAAAAATGGCTATGGTTCAAGAAGGTCAATTACTCCAATTGGATCAGTTAGAGTACTTAGCAGATGGAGTGTATTGGGTTAGAATAACAACAGAAACAGGAAAGACCTATAGTCATAAAATAATAAAGAAAGGGGACTAG
- a CDS encoding DUF1015 family protein: protein MAKISPFRAALPDLSDIISFDDFFGSAKRKFPLYLSDGIYNQNENKSLYIYRVKRPHRSHTGILACTNVLDYINGEIKKHENTLAAKEAKMMRLFQERQALIKPILLTYPNVLKIDALVNRITTSSAPSFHIPFQDEEHIFWQIEDPNRIEALIDAFAAHVKESYICDGHHRARTSELLYKKYLETNELSSEKAQFNYMLVAYFPASEIEIHNYNRVIADLTDISDKVFIQKLQEYYTLTPVAKSYNPISQYEMGMYLDKQWYKLQLKEKYYPQAGIPTKETLDVYFLNKFVLEGILNIEDIRTEPDIKYVEGPKGAFSLERRVREGKAKVGFNLYPVALEDLITISDEQDTLPPKSTWIEPRMRNGFIAHLYNEVK, encoded by the coding sequence ATGGCGAAAATTTCACCATTTCGAGCAGCATTACCAGATTTAAGTGATATTATTTCTTTTGATGATTTTTTTGGTTCTGCAAAACGAAAATTTCCATTATACCTAAGTGATGGTATTTACAATCAAAATGAGAATAAATCGTTGTATATCTATCGTGTCAAACGACCCCATCGGAGTCATACAGGAATTTTAGCCTGTACCAATGTACTAGATTACATCAATGGCGAAATCAAAAAACATGAAAATACGCTTGCAGCCAAGGAGGCAAAGATGATGCGGTTATTTCAGGAACGTCAAGCATTAATTAAACCAATTTTATTGACCTATCCCAACGTTTTGAAAATAGACGCCTTGGTCAATCGTATTACAACCTCTTCCGCTCCTTCTTTTCATATTCCATTTCAAGATGAAGAGCATATTTTTTGGCAAATTGAAGATCCCAATCGTATCGAAGCACTGATTGATGCATTTGCAGCGCATGTCAAAGAATCATACATTTGTGATGGTCATCACAGGGCTAGAACCTCTGAATTACTTTATAAAAAGTACCTAGAGACCAATGAGCTTTCTTCTGAAAAAGCCCAATTTAACTATATGTTGGTGGCTTATTTCCCTGCTTCAGAAATAGAGATTCACAATTACAATAGAGTTATTGCTGATTTAACGGATATTTCTGACAAAGTTTTTATCCAAAAACTTCAAGAATACTATACCCTCACTCCTGTTGCCAAAAGCTACAATCCGATCTCTCAATATGAAATGGGGATGTATTTGGACAAACAATGGTATAAATTACAGCTCAAAGAAAAATACTACCCACAGGCAGGCATTCCAACTAAGGAAACGTTAGATGTGTATTTTTTAAATAAATTTGTTCTGGAAGGGATCTTAAACATTGAGGACATTAGAACAGAGCCTGATATTAAATATGTAGAAGGACCAAAGGGAGCGTTTAGTTTGGAACGTAGAGTTCGAGAAGGCAAAGCAAAAGTAGGTTTTAATTTGTACCCTGTTGCCTTAGAAGATTTAATTACAATTTCTGATGAACAAGATACACTGCCTCCTAAATCAACTTGGATAGAACCAAGAATGCGCAATGGTTTTATTGCTCATTTGTACAATGAGGTAAAGTAG
- a CDS encoding DegT/DnrJ/EryC1/StrS family aminotransferase, with the protein MRPIQMVDLKAQYQAIKEDVNAAILDCIESGAFINGPYVKSFKAHLEEYLAVNTVVPCANGTDALQIALMGLGLNPGDEIIVPTFTYVATAEVIGLLQLTPVMVDVDPDTFNVTAAIIEAAISPKTKAIVPVHLFGQSADMEPILELAKKHKLYVIEDNAQAIGADYTFSNGTVQKTGTLGDIGCTSFYPSKNLGAYGDGGALFTQDETLGKHLQMIASHGQNKRYYHECIGVNSRLDSIQAAILDIKLAKLDAYAAARQEVAAYYDQTLGNIEGLQIPVRQHNSTHVFHQYTLKVPADKRAELKTYLQERGIPSMIYYPVPLNEQNAFKSITRSATPSFPVTEQLCQTVLSLPIHTEMEEEQLAHISQAIQAFFS; encoded by the coding sequence ATGAGACCGATCCAAATGGTAGACTTAAAAGCACAATATCAAGCTATTAAAGAGGATGTTAATGCTGCTATTTTAGATTGTATTGAATCTGGTGCCTTTATCAACGGTCCTTATGTTAAATCTTTTAAGGCTCATCTGGAAGAGTATCTTGCTGTTAATACGGTTGTCCCTTGTGCAAATGGAACAGATGCCTTACAAATTGCCCTAATGGGATTGGGGCTCAATCCTGGAGATGAGATAATTGTGCCAACATTTACCTACGTAGCAACTGCCGAGGTGATTGGATTACTCCAATTAACTCCTGTTATGGTGGATGTTGATCCCGATACTTTTAATGTCACAGCAGCTATCATTGAAGCGGCAATTAGTCCTAAAACAAAGGCAATTGTTCCTGTTCATTTATTTGGGCAAAGCGCCGATATGGAGCCTATCTTAGAATTGGCAAAAAAACACAAGCTCTATGTTATAGAAGATAATGCACAGGCAATTGGAGCCGATTATACCTTTTCTAATGGAACAGTCCAAAAGACAGGAACATTGGGAGATATTGGTTGTACTTCTTTTTACCCCTCCAAAAATTTAGGTGCTTATGGCGATGGTGGTGCTTTGTTTACACAAGATGAGACCTTGGGCAAGCACCTGCAAATGATAGCAAGTCATGGGCAAAATAAGCGTTATTATCATGAATGTATAGGCGTGAATTCTCGCTTAGATTCTATACAGGCTGCGATTTTGGATATTAAGTTGGCAAAATTGGATGCTTATGCAGCAGCAAGGCAAGAAGTCGCAGCGTATTATGATCAAACTTTAGGGAATATTGAGGGGCTACAAATTCCTGTTCGTCAGCACAATTCTACCCACGTTTTTCATCAATACACCTTAAAAGTGCCAGCCGATAAACGAGCTGAGTTAAAGACTTACTTACAAGAAAGGGGCATTCCATCTATGATTTATTACCCTGTTCCTCTCAATGAGCAGAATGCTTTTAAATCAATCACAAGATCAGCTACTCCTAGTTTTCCTGTTACAGAGCAGCTTTGTCAGACCGTTTTGTCATTGCCCATTCATACGGAAATGGAAGAAGAACAACTGGCACATATTAGCCAAGCTATACAGGCTTTTTTCTCTTAA
- a CDS encoding cystathionine gamma-synthase translates to MKFGTKVIHAGIEPDPSTGAIMTPIYQTSTYAQESPGKHKGYEYSRTQNPTRQALENNLAALENGKHGLCFSSGLAAINTILQTLNPGDEVISTNDLYGGTYRLFTKVFGRFGIKTHFIGMEQPGDLEQYINENTKLIWIETPTNPMLNIVDIEAVCSIAQKHGILTCVDNTFATPYLQTPLDLGADMVMHSATKYIGGHSDVVHGALVCKDDALAEQLYFIQNSVGAIPGPQDCFLLLRGIKTLHLRVQRGCENAAAITQFLLSHDKVKDVYYPGLESHKGHEIAKRQMSDFGAMISFTLKDDTTEAALKVLENTHYFTLAESLGGVESLIGHPASMTHASIPREERLAVGLTDSLIRLSVGVEDVEDLIADLKHALEQ, encoded by the coding sequence ATGAAATTCGGAACAAAAGTAATCCATGCAGGTATTGAGCCTGATCCAAGTACAGGAGCAATTATGACTCCTATTTATCAAACCTCTACTTATGCTCAAGAATCTCCAGGTAAGCACAAGGGTTACGAATACTCTCGTACTCAAAATCCAACCCGTCAGGCATTAGAGAATAACTTAGCAGCGCTAGAAAATGGTAAGCATGGTTTGTGTTTTAGTAGTGGTCTTGCTGCTATTAATACAATTTTACAAACCTTAAACCCTGGTGATGAGGTAATTTCTACCAACGATTTATATGGTGGAACCTACCGTTTGTTCACAAAGGTTTTTGGTCGTTTTGGAATCAAAACACATTTTATTGGTATGGAGCAGCCTGGTGATTTGGAGCAATATATCAATGAGAACACCAAATTGATTTGGATTGAAACGCCAACCAATCCTATGTTAAATATTGTTGATATAGAAGCGGTTTGTTCTATTGCCCAAAAACATGGAATTCTCACTTGCGTTGACAATACTTTTGCTACTCCTTATTTGCAAACTCCTCTAGATTTGGGAGCAGATATGGTCATGCATTCTGCCACTAAATACATTGGTGGGCATTCTGATGTTGTACATGGTGCACTTGTTTGCAAAGATGATGCATTGGCAGAGCAATTGTATTTTATTCAAAATTCTGTGGGAGCAATTCCTGGTCCTCAAGATTGTTTCTTATTGCTTAGAGGAATCAAAACCTTACACCTGAGAGTTCAACGTGGCTGTGAAAATGCTGCAGCAATCACCCAATTTCTGTTGAGTCATGACAAAGTTAAAGATGTTTATTACCCAGGTCTTGAGTCTCACAAAGGACATGAAATTGCCAAACGTCAAATGAGTGACTTTGGCGCTATGATTTCTTTTACCTTGAAAGACGATACGACTGAAGCGGCTCTAAAAGTATTAGAAAATACGCACTATTTTACGCTTGCAGAATCCTTGGGTGGAGTAGAATCATTGATTGGGCATCCAGCTTCTATGACGCATGCATCGATTCCACGTGAAGAGCGCCTTGCAGTTGGGTTGACCGACTCTTTAATTCGTTTGAGTGTTGGGGTAGAGGATGTTGAAGATTTGATTGCAGATCTAAAACATGCTTTAGAGCAATAA